The following proteins come from a genomic window of Nicotiana tomentosiformis chromosome 12, ASM39032v3, whole genome shotgun sequence:
- the LOC138902984 gene encoding uncharacterized protein: MVLVNTPFDGCGYPGWRRSILIFLSAKNKLRFIDESYPTPTLTATDFKTWSRCNDMVTSWLLNSLSKVIADSVLYSKTAKDLWTDLEHRFGQPNSAKLYHLQKELADLVQGSLDIAGYLNSNMIFS, from the coding sequence ATGGTCCTTGTCAACACTCCTTTTGATGGATGTGGTTATCCTGGATGGAGGAGATCCATTTTGATCTTTCTTTCAGCTAAAAACAAGTTGAGGTTCATAGATGAGTCCTATCCAACCCCAACTCTCACTGCCACTGATTTCAAAACCTGGAGCAGATGTAACGACATGGTTACATCCTGGTTATTGAACTCTCTCTCCAAGGTAATAGCTGACAGTGTTCTCTACTCAAAGACTGCAAAAGACCTTTGGACAGATCTGGAGCATAGGTTTGGTCAGCCTAATAGTGCTAAGCTGTATCACCTGCAGAAAGAACTCGCAGATTTAGTTCAAGGTTCACTTGACATAGCTGGTTACCTCAATAGTAATATGATTTTTTCTTGA